The genomic interval TGGGTGGTGACGCGTGATGAGGGGATGCGTCCTGGCCGACACCCGTCTTCGGTGCTCGGCCAGGTGTGCCACCCTCGGAACACAGACCGCTCGTCATCCGCCGGTCCGGCTCTGGGATGCTGGATGGGCTCAGGCCCGACACCGTGGTCGTTCGGCACCCGTCTCCGGGTGCGGCGCGATCCGGGCGGCCGGCGCTGGGTGGCTCAACCGGTGATGTCAGGTTCCGCGGCTCGCCGTGGCTACGGCAGGCGTGGAACGACGGGAGGACGTGTCCATGAAGTTCCGCGTGGAACGGGACGAATTCACCGATGCGGTGGCCTGGACGGCGCGAACCCTGCCGAGCCGGGCAACCACCCAGCTGCAGGTGCTTGCCGGCCTGTTGCTCGACGCGACTGGTCCGGCGCTGAAGGTGGCCGCCTTCGACTACGAGGTCGCCGCACAGGGCGAGGTCGACGCCACCGTCACCGAAGAGGGCCGTGGCCTGGTCAACGGCAAGATGCTGGCGGACATCACCCGCTCACTGCCGGCAGCCCCGGTCGACGTCAGCGTGGATGGCACGAGGCTCGTCGTCGTCTGCGGCAACGCACGGTTCGCGCTGCCGATGCTGCCCGTCGACGACTACCCGACCCTGCCCCCGATGCCGGAGATCACCGGCCACATCGAGGGTGCCGCGTTCGGGAGCGCGGTCGCGCAGGTCGCGGTCGCCGCCGGGCGTGACGACACGCTGCCGGTCCTCACCGGCGTTCGGCTCGAGATCGACGGGGACACGCTCACCCTCGCCGCGACCGACCGGTACCGCCTCGCCGTTCGCACGCTCAAGTGGCGGCCCGCGACGCCGGACGCCTCCGGCGTCGCGCTGGTTCCGGCTCGTACCCTGCTCGACACCGCGAAGTCGCTGTCCGGCACCGGCGTCGAGGTGGCGATCGCGCTGGGAACCGGTCCGTCGGGGGAGACCCTGGCCGGCTTCGCGGGTAACACCCGCCAGACCACCACCCGGCTGCTCGAGGGCACGTTCCCGCCGTACCGCAAGCTGCTGCCCGACAGCTCACCGCTGATCGCACAGCTGGAGATCGCGCCGCTGACCGAGGCCGTGAAGCGGGTGGCCCTCGTGGCGCCCCGCACCGCTCCGGTGCAGCTCACGTTCACGCCCGATCACCTCGTCCTCGAGGCGGGCACGGGCGGCGAGGCCCAGGCGTCCGAGACGCTGCCGGTGACCTACGACGGCCCTGAGCTCACGGTCGCGTTCAACCCGACGTACCTGCTGGACGCACTCGGCGCGCTGGAGTCCGACATCGTCCGGATCGGTTTCGCCAGCGACGAGGACCCCGCGCTGGCGGCGAACAAGCCCGCGATCCTCACGGGCAAGGGCGGCGACGACCAGACCGAGATCCCCGACTATCGCTACCTGCTGATGCCCATTCGCCTCAACGGGTGACGTGCATCTAACTCACCTGTCCCTGACTGACTTCCGGTCCTACCCACGGCTCGATCTGGTTCTGGAGCCGGGAGTCACGACGTTCGTTGGTTCGAACGGCCAGGGAAAGACGAATCTGATCGAAGCGATCGGATTCGTCGCCACGCTGGGTAGTCATCGGGTGGCGACGGATGCTCCGCTTGTGCGAGAGGGAACCACGCAGGCGGTCGTCCGGTCACGCATCGTGCGCGGTGACCGAGCGGCGTTGGTGGAGATCCAGATCGTGCCGGGGAAGGCGAACCGGGTGCGGCTGAACCGGGCACCGGTGCCACGGGCTCGCGACGTCGCCGGGCTGCTGGCAACGGTGCTCTTCGCGCCGGAGGACCTGGCCCTGGTGAAGGGCGATCCAGCCGAACGGCGTCGGTTCCTCGACGAGCTGCTTGTCGCCCGCTCGCCGCGCATGGCCGCCGTCCAGGCGGACTACGAACGGGTGCTGAAGCAGCGGTCCGCGCTGCTGCGAACCGCCGGTGCGGCGCGTCGATCCGGCGGCCGGGGCGATCTGAGGACGCTTGACGTCTGGGACGGTCATCTCGCAGACCACGGCGCGGAGCTGCTTGCGGCCCGTCTCGCGCTGGTCGAGGAGCTCAGGCCACGGGTGCGCAGCGCCTACGCGGCGGTCGCCGGCGAGGACTCGCCCACCGACGTCGACTACCGCTCGACGGTCCCATACCGGGCGATACCCGACCGGACGGCAGCCACCGGCCACACCGACTCGGGCATCGAGCTCGCTCCGGGTGCTCCCGACGTGTCGTCCGCGCCGACGGATCAGGCGGTCGGGCCGGCTCCGAGCGCAGGGCAGGCCGAAGGCGCCGAAGGCTCGGACGAGACGCGGCCCGGCGGTCGGCCCAGCCGTTCGGATCTGCGGGCCGAGCTGGCCGAAGCCATCCTGACCGGGCTGGCCGCGGTCCGCTCCCAGGAGATCGAACGCGGGGTCACCCTGGTCGGGCCGCATCGCGACGACCTCCTGCTGTCGGTGAAGGGGCGGCCGGCCCGGGGCTACGCGAGCCATGGCGAGTCCTGGTCGCTGGCGCTGGCGCTGCGGCTGGCCTCCTATGACCTGCTCCGAGCCGACGACCGGGAGCCTGTGCTGCTGCTGGACGACGTGTTCGCCGAGCTGGACGTCCGACGACGGGCCCGGCTCGCCGCCCTCGTCGCGCCGGCCGAGCAGGTTCTGGTGACCGCGGCGGTTGAGGCGGACGTCCCCGCCGAGCTGGCCGGGGTGCGGTTCGAGGTGAGCTCCGGGGAGGTGCGTCGTGTCGGCTGACCAGTTCGGTGCGGCAGGGTCGTCATCGCCGCCGCCTTCACCGGCAGAGCCGCCCGCGGGGCCGGCGCCGGCATCGGGTCCGACCACGGCTTCGGGCGCGGACCCGTCCACCGCGCCGGCTTCGGTGGCGCGGGGCGCCGACCTCGCGCGCGAGATGCTGGCCCGGGCGAAGCGGGACGCCCGCGCGCGTGGCCAGGGTCGCCCGGGCACGTCGTCTGGTCGAGGCGCCGGTAACGGCGTTGGTGCCGATGCGGAGACCGGTGCGGGTGCCGGCGGGCACGACACCGGTCGGCGGGGGCGGGAAAGTTCTGGTGATCCGCCGCCGAGGCCGCGGCTGCCGGGTATCGCAGCACCTGGTCGCGACTGGCGGACGCCGATGGTGGTC from Parafrankia irregularis carries:
- the dnaN gene encoding DNA polymerase III subunit beta, producing the protein MKFRVERDEFTDAVAWTARTLPSRATTQLQVLAGLLLDATGPALKVAAFDYEVAAQGEVDATVTEEGRGLVNGKMLADITRSLPAAPVDVSVDGTRLVVVCGNARFALPMLPVDDYPTLPPMPEITGHIEGAAFGSAVAQVAVAAGRDDTLPVLTGVRLEIDGDTLTLAATDRYRLAVRTLKWRPATPDASGVALVPARTLLDTAKSLSGTGVEVAIALGTGPSGETLAGFAGNTRQTTTRLLEGTFPPYRKLLPDSSPLIAQLEIAPLTEAVKRVALVAPRTAPVQLTFTPDHLVLEAGTGGEAQASETLPVTYDGPELTVAFNPTYLLDALGALESDIVRIGFASDEDPALAANKPAILTGKGGDDQTEIPDYRYLLMPIRLNG
- the recF gene encoding DNA replication/repair protein RecF (All proteins in this family for which functions are known are DNA-binding proteins that assist the filamentation of RecA onto DNA for the initiation of recombination or recombinational repair.), giving the protein MHLTHLSLTDFRSYPRLDLVLEPGVTTFVGSNGQGKTNLIEAIGFVATLGSHRVATDAPLVREGTTQAVVRSRIVRGDRAALVEIQIVPGKANRVRLNRAPVPRARDVAGLLATVLFAPEDLALVKGDPAERRRFLDELLVARSPRMAAVQADYERVLKQRSALLRTAGAARRSGGRGDLRTLDVWDGHLADHGAELLAARLALVEELRPRVRSAYAAVAGEDSPTDVDYRSTVPYRAIPDRTAATGHTDSGIELAPGAPDVSSAPTDQAVGPAPSAGQAEGAEGSDETRPGGRPSRSDLRAELAEAILTGLAAVRSQEIERGVTLVGPHRDDLLLSVKGRPARGYASHGESWSLALALRLASYDLLRADDREPVLLLDDVFAELDVRRRARLAALVAPAEQVLVTAAVEADVPAELAGVRFEVSSGEVRRVG